A region of Saimiri boliviensis isolate mSaiBol1 chromosome 8, mSaiBol1.pri, whole genome shotgun sequence DNA encodes the following proteins:
- the LOC101033042 gene encoding putative serine protease 45: MTRHWPWEVSLQMENQHMCGGALIDPSWVVTAAHCIQGTEEYSVVLGTSKLQPMNFSRALRVPVRDIVMHPKYRGRTFIVGNIALVHLQTPVPFSEYVQPICLPEPNFSLKVGTQCWVTGWSQVKQRFSAHSTLTPELQEAEVFIMDNKRCDQHYHKKSLFPPVIPLVLGDMICATNYGENLCYGDSGGPLACEVEGGWILAGVLSWEKACAKAQNPGVYTRVTKYTKWIKKQMSNGAFSGPCASACLLFLCWLLQPWMGS, encoded by the exons ATGACCCGCCATTGGCCCTGGGAGGTGAGCCTCCAGATGGAAAATCAGCACATGTGTGGAGGGGCCCTCATTGACCCCAGCTGGGTGGTGACTGCGGCCCACTGCATCCAAGG CACCGAAGAGTACTCAGTGGTGCTCGGCACCTCCAAGCTGCAGCCCATGAACTTCAGCAGGGCCCTCCGGGTCCCTGTGAGGGACATCGTTATGCACCCCAAGTACCGGGGCCGGACCTTCATCGTGGGTAACATTGCCCTTGTCCACCTTCAAACACCTGTCCCCTTCAGTGAGTACGTGCAGCCCATCTGCCTCCCGGAGCCCAACTTCAGCCTGAAGGTTGGGACACAGTGTTGGGTGACTGGCTGGAGCCAGGTTAAGCAACGCTTTTCAG CCCACTCCACGCTGACCCCAGagctgcaggaggctgaggtgtttATCATGGACAACAAGAGATGTGACCAGCATTACCACAAGAAGTCCCTGTTCCCCCCAGTCATCCCCCTTGTCCTGGGGGACATGATCTGTGCCACCAATTACGGAGAAAACTTATGCTAT GGGGATTCTGGGGGGCCATTGGCTTGTGAAGTCGAGGGTGGATGGATTCTGGCTGGGGTGTTGTCCTGGGAAAAGGCCTGCGCAAAGGCACAGAATCCAGGCGTGTACACCCGCGTCACCAAATACACCAAATGGATCAAGAAGCAAATGAGCAATGGAGCCTTCTCAGGTCCCTGcgcctctgcctgcctcctgtTCCTTTGCTGGCTGCTGCAGCCCTGGATGGGCTCCTGA